From a region of the Lactuca sativa cultivar Salinas chromosome 4, Lsat_Salinas_v11, whole genome shotgun sequence genome:
- the LOC111883077 gene encoding BAG family molecular chaperone regulator 2, which yields MMKLKSKRLYRSFSRLRSGSSGGVSGGSGGGNCDGEKRGNTTVMGSMGEVKWELRPGGMLVQVRRDVAGGESVTEGIIIVRVTTVSQWHDISIRATSTFGELKVILSSMTSLEAREQRLLFKGKEREDGEHLHMVGVRDNDKVLLLQDPAIKERKRLGLNKPPLYRTITV from the exons ATGATGAAACTGAAATCAAAGAGACTATACCGAAGCTTTTCAAGGTTGCGCAGCGGCAGTAGCGGTGGTGTGAGTGGTGGCAGCGGTGGTGGCAACTGTGATGGTGAGAAGAGGGGCAACACAACGGTGATGGGATCAATGGGTGAAGTCAAATGGGAACTGCGACCTGGTGGGATGCTTGTGCAAGTTAGGAGAGATGTTGCAGGTGGAGAAAGTGTTACAGAAGGGATTATTATTGTCCGAGTGACTACTGTTTCACAGTGGCATGATATTTCTATTCGAGCGACTTCAACTTTTG GAGAGTTGAAGGTCATATTATCTTCAATGACAAGCTTGGAGGCGAGAGAGCAAAGGCTATTGTTTAAAGGGAAAGAACGCGAAGATGGAGAACACCTTCACATGGTTGGGGTTCGAGACAATGACAAGGTATTATTGTTACAAGATCCAGCCATCAAGGAAAGGAAGCGTCTTGGATTAAACAAACCACCTCTATATCGCACAATCACTGTATAA